A stretch of Vigna angularis cultivar LongXiaoDou No.4 chromosome 4, ASM1680809v1, whole genome shotgun sequence DNA encodes these proteins:
- the LOC108330527 gene encoding F-box/kelch-repeat protein At5g43190, translating to MKNITTFTSTTTTTMDPRIWSKLPPDVVEHILLLLPLKTLLNLRSTCKAFSSLLFSPSFVSKHSPSSSSSSSPFSSFLLLSHPQCPLYFRLYDSNLSSWRTVSPSLPFSSSFSLASSSGGLFCLLNPSSSSFIVCNLFAKSSRTIQSPIHSLHFTHLSFLATSLTYYLVLLSSNSASNTAFVYNSNHHSWRRFQGFHAVLSDSCLQQGTFFHGGLYFTTPEPFSVVRFDLESGKWERHVAELPPQLTFVRLVSDDDGEGKLYLVGGIGADGICRSMKVWELTSDGVWVEVVALPEIMCRKFVSVCYHNYEHVYCFWHEGMICVCCYMWPEILYYSVSRRSWDWLPKCPYLPLKCSCGFKWFSFVPKLYASV from the exons atgaaaaacataaCAACCTTCACTTCGACGACGACGACAACAATGGACCCCAGAATCTGGAGCAAACTACCTCCTGATGTTGTGGAACACATACTTCTGTTACTCCCTCTCAAGACTCTCTTGAATCTCAGATCCACTTGCAAGGCTTTctcctctcttcttttctctccttcCTTTGTCTCCAAACATTccccatcatcatcttcttcttcttcacccttctcttcctttctcttacTCTCACACCCTCAGTGCCCTCTCTACTTCCGTCTCTACGATTCCAACCTTTCTTCTTGGCGCACTGTCTCTCCCTCTCTCCCTTTCTCTTCATCCTTCTCTCTTGCATCCTCCTCCGGTGGCCTCTTCTGTCTCCTCAacccctcttcctcttcctttatCGTATGCAACCTCTTTGCCAAATCCTCCAGAACCATCCAATCCCCAATTCACTCTCTTCACTTCACCCACCTTTCTTTTCTCGCCACCTCTCTTACCTACTACTTAGTCCTCCTTTCTTCAAACTCAGCCTCCAACACCGCCTTTGTCTACAACTCCAACCACCACTCCTGGAG gcGCTTCCAGGGGTTCCATGCTGTCCTCAGCGACAGTTGCCTCCAGCAGGGTACTTTCTTCCACGGCGGCTTGTACTTCACCACCCCGGAACCCTTCTCCGTCGTGCGGTTCGATTTGGAGAGTGGCAAGTGGGAGAGGCACGTGGCTGAGTTGCCCCCACAACTCACCTTCGTGAGGCTTGTCAGTGATGACGATGGAGAGGGAAAATTGTATTTGGTCGGTGGGATTGGAGCCGATGGGATCTGCAGAAGTATGAAGGTGTGGGAATTAACGAGTGACGGGGTTTGGGTGGAAGTTGTGGCGTTGCCTGAGATTATGTGCAGAAAATTTGTGTCTGTCTGTTACCATAACTATGAACATGTTTATTGCTTCTGGCATGAGGGTATGATCTGTGTTTGCTGTTACATGTGGCCGGAGATATTGTACTACAGTGTTTCCAGAAGGAGTTGGGATTGGCTTCCAAAATGCCCCTATTTGCCTCTCAAGTGTAGTTGTGGTTTCAAGTGGTTTTCTTTTGTTCCAAAGCTCTATGCTTCCGTCTGA
- the LOC108331768 gene encoding uncharacterized protein LOC108331768 isoform X2, translating into MEEKKLLELPKLLDICAIYYHENEELTRSLVRNAFSAQPWLHNNLTAVISHFLGIVSTMHERCSSSLEVLFSSGNLDDHNAAFLQADLLEVMDFINDAIVSMDSFVSAYEPAAVFFSCPVEMSYGNEELLSLLARLHDSLIPSLQKGFRLIFSDKHDGTTSNILVSLKMLKIRLVKFGWQLLHLCYLSDEVFRDGIPLPAATKMFPANVEDPVIRADILVQTIRDINTVSSHSRESHQKETFLQDVERNFNILSGIERLKDSGWIFIDNEQFQYLSGMMSSVKQIYKDPYSATAPVPNQSLLTDEDAAIAESNISQIRDLFPDYGKGFLAACLEVYDQNPEEVIQRILEGTLHQDLQSLDTSLETLPPAKPTTVSGNDKGKGKLIDSTSAFSNPEVVRGKQQTEGSLMSSSASLGKFIRKSRADLPDLSILDKKDEKDTSKTAAMILQYEYEDEYDDSFDDLGLSVADSGLEENEILGDQINAKSGKSWATESGNSAKDVPDSKWGSRRKPQYYVKDGKNYSYKVAGAVAVANSGEASLVTQAQKELIHGLGRGGNLPLGAVKKLTDSYKEDDNQSQVSEMEGNGIPGKSFGRGSRKEGGRQIASHQQQQQQQQQQQPVQQSGDSEVDGNNQRGRGRGRGRGRGGGRNNHHQKDRSMKKHFSGMSGF; encoded by the exons GTCAGAAATGCCTTCAGTGCTCAACCTTGGCTCCATAATAATCTGACTGCAGTAATATCCCATTTTCTAGGAATTGTCAGCACAATGCATGAACGTTGCAGTTCATCATTGGAG gttttattttcttctggAAATCTCGATGACCACAATGCTGCTTTTCTTCAAGCTGATCTGCTGGAG GTGATGGACTTTATAAATGATGCAATTGTATCAATGGATTCTTTTGTTAGTGCATACGAACCAGCAGCTGTATTCTTTTCTTGTCCAGTTGAAATGAG TTATGGGAATGAGGAACTGCTGAGCCTCCTTGCCAGATTGCATGATTCACTAATTCCATCATTACAAAAGGGGTTCCGTTTGATTTTTTCTGACAAACATGATGGCACAACATCTAATATTTTGGTGAGTCTGAAGATGTTAAAAATAAGACTGGTAAAGTTTGGTTGGCAACTATTGCACTTGTGCTATCTAAGTGATGAAGTGTTCAGAGATGGCATCCCTCTTCCAGCTGCCACTAAGATGTTTCCTGCCAATGTAGAGGACCCAGTCATCAGAGCAGATATTCTTGTTCAAACAATTCGAGATATCAATACAGTATCATCACATTCTCGGGAAAGCCATCAGAAGGAAACATTTCTTCAAGATGTTgaaagaaattttaatatactgaGTGGGATTGAGAGATTAAAGGATAGTG GATGGATATTCATTGATAATGAACAGTTTCAATATCTATCCGGGATGATGAGTTCTGTGAAACAGATTTATAAGGACCCATATTCTGCAACGGCCCCTGTGCCAAACCAATCATTATTGACGGATGAAGATGCTGCAATTGCAGAGTCGAACATCAGTCAAATTAGGGATCTGTTTCCTGATTACGGTAAAGGTTTTTTAGCTGCGTGTCTTGAGGTTTATGACCAGAATCCAGAAGAGGTTATTCAAAGAATTTTAGAGGGAACCCTTCATCAAGATCTGCAGAGCCTGGACACCTCGCTAGAGACATTACCACCAGCCAAGCCTACCACTGTGAGTGGGAATGATAAAGgaaaaggtaaattaattgaTTCTACGTCAGCATTCTCAAATCCAGAAGTTGTAAGGGGGAAGCAACAGACAGAGGGGTCACTGATGTCATCCTCTGCTTCACTAGGAAAATTTATAAGGAAATCTAGAGCTGATTTGCCTGATCTCAGTATTCTGGATAAAAAGGACGAGAAAGATACATCAAAAACTGCTGCTATGATTTTACAATATGAATATGAAGATGAGTATGACGACTCTTTTGATGACTTGGGTTTAAGTGTAGCAGACTCTGGATTAGAAGAAAATGAGATACTTGGTGACCAAATAAATGCAAAATCAGGGAAGTCGTGGGCAACAGAGAGTGGAAACTCGGCAAAAGATGTCCCTGATTCAAAATGGGGCTCCAGGAGAAAGCCACAGTACTATGTCAAGGATGGTAAGAATTACAGCTACAAAGTGGCTGGTGCGGTAGCAGTTGCAAATTCCGGTGAAGCTTCACTAGTAACGCAAGCTCAGAAAGAGTTAATACATGGCCTTGGACGAGGCGGAAACCTTCCTCTTGGAGCAGTAAAGAAGTTGACGGATTCCTACAAGGAGGATGATAACCAATCCCAGGTTTCTGAAATGGAAGGCAATGGGATTCCGGGCAAATCTTTTGGTAGGGGTAGTAGGAAGGAAGGTGGAAGACAGATTGCATCTCatcagcagcagcagcagcagcagcagcagcagcagcctGTGCAACAATCTGGTGATTCTGAGGTGGATGGGAATAACCAAAGGGGTAGAGGAAGAGGTAGAGGGAGGGgcagaggaggaggaagaaacAATCACCACCAGAAGGATCGATCCATGAAGAAGCATTTCTCTGGAATGAGCGGATTTTAA